One genomic window of Cupriavidus malaysiensis includes the following:
- the ftsY gene encoding signal recognition particle-docking protein FtsY, whose translation MFSFWKKRKAEAAPAPAPAPASAPAPSPATPQETLPAHAVPAPVPEPAATADAYELTLPPVPTQEDRQGWMRRLRAGLSKTSRNLGTLFLGVKVDEALFEELETALLMADAGVEATEYLLGELRRRVKNERIEDAEGVKAALRTLLTDLLRPLEKTMELGREQPLVMMIAGVNGAGKTTSIGKLCKHFQHYGQSVLLAAGDTFRAAAREQLTIWGERNNVTVVAQESGDPAAVIFDAVNAARARGIDIVMADTAGRLPTQLHLMEELKKVRRVIAKAMPTAPHEVLLVIDANTGQNALAQVRAFDDALGLTGLLVTKLDGTAKGGILAAIARQRPVPVYFIGVGEKVEDLQPFKAEEFADALLG comes from the coding sequence ATGTTTAGTTTCTGGAAGAAGCGCAAGGCGGAAGCGGCTCCCGCACCCGCCCCGGCACCCGCCAGCGCGCCTGCGCCCTCCCCCGCCACGCCGCAGGAAACCCTGCCGGCGCACGCCGTGCCCGCGCCGGTTCCCGAGCCGGCGGCCACGGCGGACGCCTATGAACTGACCCTGCCGCCGGTGCCCACGCAGGAAGACCGGCAGGGCTGGATGCGCCGGCTGCGCGCCGGCCTGTCCAAGACCAGCCGCAATCTCGGCACGCTGTTCCTCGGCGTCAAGGTCGACGAGGCCCTGTTCGAGGAACTCGAAACCGCGCTGCTGATGGCCGATGCCGGCGTCGAAGCGACCGAGTACCTGCTGGGCGAGCTGCGCCGCCGCGTCAAGAACGAGCGCATCGAGGATGCCGAAGGCGTCAAGGCCGCGCTGCGCACGCTGCTGACCGACCTGCTGCGTCCGCTCGAGAAGACCATGGAGCTGGGCCGCGAACAGCCGCTGGTGATGATGATCGCGGGTGTCAACGGCGCCGGCAAGACCACCAGCATCGGCAAGCTGTGCAAGCACTTCCAGCACTACGGGCAGTCGGTGCTGCTGGCCGCCGGCGACACCTTCCGCGCCGCCGCGCGGGAGCAGCTGACGATCTGGGGCGAGCGCAACAATGTCACGGTGGTGGCGCAGGAAAGCGGCGACCCCGCGGCCGTGATCTTCGACGCCGTCAACGCGGCGCGCGCGCGCGGCATCGACATCGTGATGGCCGATACCGCGGGGCGCCTGCCCACGCAGCTGCACCTGATGGAAGAGCTGAAGAAGGTCCGGCGCGTCATCGCCAAGGCCATGCCGACGGCGCCGCACGAGGTGCTGCTGGTGATCGACGCCAACACAGGCCAGAACGCGCTGGCCCAGGTGCGCGCCTTCGACGATGCGCTGGGCCTGACCGGCCTGCTGGTGACCAAGCTGGACGGCACCGCCAAGGGCGGCATCCTCGCCGCCATCGCGCGACAGCGCCCGGTGCCGGTCTATTTCATCGGCGTGGGCGAGAAGGTCGAGGATCTGCAGCCGTTCAAGGCCGAAGAGTTCGCCGACGCGCTGCTGGGCTGA
- a CDS encoding M16 family metallopeptidase yields the protein MNHCAVKFRTGAARAASTRSQAFSAAARRRARGLLPALLIAALPWCLPAAHAQDAPQQKATVPAASATAPSSAGITEFKLANGLRVIVKEDHRAPTVMQQVWYHVGGMDEVTGTLGLSHMLEHMMFKGTPKVGPGEFSKQIAALGGRENAMTTRDFTLYYQQIGKQYLPKVMELEADRMANLIIKKSDFDSEMKVVMEERRMRIDDSARGTVYEQLLATVYTAAPYRHPTIGWMNDLVNMRVEDVQAWYHQWYAPNNAILVVAGDVDPAQVRLLAERTYGRLKPHALPLRKNQIEAPQIGVKRIWVKAPAENPYVVMAYKVPRLHDVEKDVDPYALEVLSAVLNGYDNARLPRELVREQRLADDVNVGYDSINRGESLFVLDGTPAKGHTTEEIQRALIEQVQRIAKSGVSPEELKRVKAQVVAGQIYKRDSVAGQGMEIGVAEMSGLSWRDLDRMLERIKAVTPEQVQAVAAKYFSDDNLTVATLLPQPIDPNKPKVALPADLH from the coding sequence ATGAACCACTGCGCTGTCAAGTTCCGGACGGGCGCCGCCCGTGCCGCATCCACCCGTTCCCAGGCGTTTTCGGCGGCGGCCAGACGCAGGGCCCGGGGCCTCCTTCCCGCCCTGCTGATCGCGGCGTTGCCCTGGTGCCTGCCTGCCGCGCACGCGCAGGACGCGCCGCAGCAGAAGGCCACCGTCCCGGCGGCATCCGCCACGGCGCCATCGAGCGCCGGCATCACCGAGTTCAAGCTCGCCAACGGGCTGCGCGTGATCGTCAAGGAAGACCATCGCGCACCAACGGTGATGCAGCAGGTCTGGTACCACGTGGGCGGCATGGATGAAGTGACCGGTACCCTGGGCCTGTCGCACATGCTCGAGCACATGATGTTCAAGGGCACGCCCAAGGTCGGGCCGGGCGAGTTCTCCAAGCAGATCGCCGCACTCGGCGGCCGCGAGAACGCCATGACCACGCGCGACTTCACGCTCTACTACCAGCAGATCGGCAAGCAGTACCTGCCCAAGGTGATGGAGCTGGAGGCCGACCGCATGGCGAACCTGATCATCAAGAAGAGCGACTTCGACAGCGAGATGAAGGTGGTGATGGAAGAGCGGCGCATGCGCATCGATGACTCCGCGCGCGGCACCGTCTACGAGCAGTTGCTGGCCACTGTGTACACGGCGGCGCCGTACCGCCATCCGACCATCGGCTGGATGAACGACCTGGTCAATATGCGCGTGGAAGACGTGCAGGCCTGGTATCACCAGTGGTACGCGCCCAACAACGCCATCCTGGTCGTCGCCGGCGACGTCGATCCCGCCCAGGTGCGGTTGCTGGCCGAGCGCACCTACGGCAGGCTCAAGCCGCACGCGCTGCCGCTGCGCAAGAACCAGATCGAAGCGCCGCAGATCGGCGTCAAGCGCATCTGGGTCAAGGCGCCGGCCGAGAATCCCTACGTGGTGATGGCCTACAAGGTGCCGCGCCTGCACGACGTGGAGAAGGACGTCGATCCCTACGCGCTCGAGGTGCTGTCGGCGGTGCTGAACGGCTACGACAATGCCCGCCTGCCGCGCGAGCTGGTGCGCGAGCAGCGGCTGGCCGATGATGTCAACGTCGGCTACGACAGCATCAACCGCGGCGAATCCCTCTTCGTACTCGACGGCACCCCGGCGAAGGGACACACCACCGAGGAGATCCAGCGTGCGCTGATCGAGCAGGTCCAGCGCATCGCCAAGAGCGGCGTCTCGCCCGAGGAGCTCAAGCGCGTCAAGGCGCAGGTGGTGGCCGGGCAGATCTACAAGCGCGACTCCGTCGCCGGGCAGGGCATGGAGATCGGTGTGGCGGAGATGTCGGGCCTGTCCTGGCGCGACCTGGACCGCATGCTGGAACGGATCAAGGCCGTCACGCCCGAGCAGGTGCAGGCCGTCGCCGCCAAATACTTCAGCGATGACAACCTGACCGTGGCCACCCTGTTGCCGCAGCCGATCGACCCCAACAAGCCCAAGGTCGCGCTTCCCGCCGATCTGCACTGA
- a CDS encoding M16 family metallopeptidase: MSRWLRQAAMATAGALALFGTTVAQAALPIEHWTAATGAQVYFVPSPSIPMLDINVDFDAGSRYDPAGKSGLATLAAALLDKGAAAAEGQPARNEAQIADAFADTGAGFGGSAGGDRGGIGLRTLTAQPELKQSVDLAAQLIHAPTYPDAVVAREKQRLITAIREGDARPEVIADKRLSKAVYPSHPYGVTATEASVNAITREDILRFWRDNYAASRAVVTLIGAIDRKQAEAIAEQLTRGLPAGAAPPTMPSVQMAIPASEQRIPHAAQQATVLLGQPAIARGDPDYFALLVGNYVLGGGGFSSRLTNEVREKRGLTYDVESYFAPSKQPGPFAVSLQTKKAQTDEALALVRKVLTDFVAEGPTDLELKAAKDNLVNGFPLRIDNNRKLLTNVANIGWYGLPLDYLDTWTAQIAKVSREQVKQAFQRHVHPDAMATVIVGGPN; the protein is encoded by the coding sequence ATGTCCCGCTGGCTGCGCCAGGCCGCCATGGCCACCGCTGGCGCGCTGGCCCTGTTCGGCACCACGGTGGCGCAGGCAGCGCTGCCCATCGAGCACTGGACCGCCGCCACCGGCGCGCAGGTCTATTTCGTGCCGAGCCCGTCGATTCCGATGCTGGACATCAACGTCGACTTCGATGCGGGCAGCCGCTACGATCCGGCCGGCAAGTCCGGCCTCGCCACCCTGGCGGCGGCGCTGCTGGATAAGGGGGCGGCGGCGGCCGAAGGCCAGCCGGCACGCAACGAGGCGCAGATCGCCGACGCTTTCGCCGATACCGGTGCCGGCTTCGGCGGCTCGGCCGGCGGCGATCGGGGCGGCATCGGCCTGCGTACGCTGACGGCGCAGCCGGAGCTGAAGCAGTCGGTCGACCTGGCAGCGCAACTGATCCATGCGCCGACCTATCCCGATGCCGTGGTAGCGCGCGAGAAGCAGCGCCTGATCACGGCCATCCGCGAGGGGGATGCCCGTCCCGAGGTGATCGCCGACAAGCGCCTGTCCAAGGCGGTCTATCCCAGCCATCCCTATGGCGTGACGGCAACCGAGGCCTCGGTCAACGCCATCACGCGCGAGGACATCCTGCGTTTCTGGCGCGATAACTACGCCGCCTCGCGCGCCGTGGTCACGCTGATCGGCGCCATCGACCGCAAGCAGGCCGAGGCCATTGCCGAGCAGCTTACGCGCGGCCTGCCGGCTGGCGCCGCGCCGCCGACGATGCCGTCGGTGCAGATGGCCATCCCCGCCAGCGAACAGCGCATTCCCCACGCGGCGCAGCAGGCCACCGTACTGCTCGGCCAGCCGGCAATCGCGCGCGGCGACCCCGACTACTTCGCGCTGCTGGTGGGCAACTACGTGCTCGGCGGCGGCGGCTTCAGTTCGCGGCTGACCAATGAGGTGCGCGAGAAGCGCGGCCTGACCTACGACGTGGAGAGCTATTTCGCGCCGAGCAAGCAGCCGGGACCGTTCGCCGTCAGCCTGCAGACCAAGAAGGCGCAGACCGACGAGGCATTGGCGCTGGTGCGCAAGGTGCTGACGGACTTCGTGGCCGAAGGCCCGACCGACCTGGAGCTGAAGGCGGCCAAGGACAACCTGGTCAACGGCTTCCCGCTGCGCATCGACAACAACCGCAAGCTGCTGACCAATGTGGCTAATATCGGCTGGTACGGCTTGCCGCTGGACTACCTCGACACCTGGACCGCGCAGATCGCCAAGGTTTCGCGCGAGCAGGTCAAGCAGGCCTTCCAACGCCACGTGCATCCCGATGCCATGGCGACCGTGATCGTCGGCGGGCCGAACTGA
- the rsmD gene encoding 16S rRNA (guanine(966)-N(2))-methyltransferase RsmD, whose translation MNSRSRPPAASGMPPASRGRRASASLNTPAAPRRTPAQVRIIGGRWKRTPLPVLEAEGLRPTPDRVRETLFNWLGQDLTGLSCLDLFAGSGALGFEAASRGAAQVTLVEANPRVAKQLRDNQYRLDAAQVRVIQGDAFAVAAGMPTAGFDVVFLDPPFAEDWLGPALEHAARLSRPGGLVYVETDRALTGPQAPVPASLELVRQARAGAVHFHLLVHRG comes from the coding sequence ATGAATTCGCGTTCCCGTCCTCCTGCTGCTTCTGGCATGCCGCCCGCTTCGCGCGGGCGGCGTGCTTCCGCCTCCCTGAACACCCCAGCGGCGCCGCGCCGTACGCCGGCACAGGTCCGCATCATCGGCGGGCGCTGGAAGCGCACGCCGCTGCCCGTGCTGGAGGCCGAAGGACTGCGGCCCACCCCCGACCGCGTGCGCGAGACCCTGTTCAACTGGCTCGGGCAGGACCTGACCGGGCTGAGCTGCCTGGACCTGTTCGCGGGCTCCGGCGCGCTCGGCTTCGAGGCCGCTTCCCGCGGCGCAGCACAGGTCACGCTGGTCGAGGCCAATCCGCGCGTGGCCAAGCAGCTGCGTGACAACCAGTACCGCCTGGATGCGGCGCAGGTCCGCGTCATCCAGGGCGATGCCTTTGCCGTGGCGGCCGGCATGCCCACCGCCGGGTTCGACGTGGTCTTCCTCGACCCGCCCTTCGCCGAGGACTGGCTTGGGCCGGCGCTGGAGCATGCCGCGCGGCTGTCGCGGCCCGGCGGGCTAGTCTATGTCGAGACGGACCGCGCGCTCACCGGGCCCCAGGCGCCGGTGCCGGCCAGCCTGGAACTGGTGCGCCAGGCCCGTGCCGGTGCCGTGCATTTCCACCTGCTGGTGCATCGCGGCTGA
- the coaD gene encoding pantetheine-phosphate adenylyltransferase has protein sequence MVVAVYPGTFDPMTRGHEDLVRRASNIFDELVVGVAHSPNKRPFFSLEERIGIAREVLGHYPNVRVEGFSGLLKDFVRKNNARVIVRGLRAVSDFEYEFQMAGMNRYLLPDVETMFLTPSDQYQFISGTFVREIAVLGGDVSKFVFPSVERWLQQKIGKTE, from the coding sequence ATGGTCGTCGCGGTCTATCCCGGCACGTTCGATCCCATGACCCGAGGCCACGAGGATCTCGTGCGCCGTGCCTCGAACATCTTCGACGAACTGGTGGTAGGGGTTGCCCACAGCCCCAACAAGCGTCCGTTCTTTTCGCTGGAAGAACGCATCGGCATTGCGCGCGAGGTGCTGGGCCACTATCCCAACGTGCGCGTCGAGGGTTTCTCGGGCCTGCTCAAGGACTTCGTGCGCAAGAACAATGCGCGCGTGATCGTGCGGGGCCTGCGTGCCGTTTCCGACTTCGAGTACGAGTTCCAGATGGCGGGCATGAACCGCTACCTGCTGCCCGACGTCGAGACCATGTTCCTGACGCCGTCCGACCAGTACCAGTTCATCTCCGGCACCTTCGTGCGTGAGATCGCCGTGCTGGGCGGGGACGTCAGCAAGTTCGTCTTCCCCTCGGTCGAACGCTGGCTGCAGCAGAAGATCGGCAAGACGGAATAA